One part of the Coffea eugenioides isolate CCC68of chromosome 10, Ceug_1.0, whole genome shotgun sequence genome encodes these proteins:
- the LOC113750355 gene encoding protein FAR1-RELATED SEQUENCE 5-like, with protein MEEALCPKIGMEFQSEDEAYNFYNRYGLVVGFSVRKDYLNKDKDGVVTSRRYTCCKEDFKPRYEGDVKPKRTRAETKIRCEAKMGIILNRETMKYQVRDLVIEYNHTLHISECAHMMRSQRKVSISQGTQAEIANDTGISLKQSHELMGKEAGGLGNIGYTRDDLKRYLRTKRERGLKYGEAGAMLRYFEEQKLENPSCFHAEQLDCEEQITNIFWADASMLLDYTYFGDVVTFDTTYKTNKEYRPLGVFVGFNQFRQLVIFGATLLYDETIESFKWVFGTFVEAVCGRHPKTIFTDQDAAMSAAISAVMPSTYHGLCTFHIRVNFMKHLGNYYKDGSNLPYRFAKCMYKIEDENEFIMAWDAMLKEHKLETNEWLCGIYACRKKLAKCFMKGAWTAGMRSTQLSESLNASIKNYLKLDHDLVQFFKHFNRVVDEKRYNELRVEYHSRQKLPMLGLQQTPVLIQAASIYSPCMFVAFQNEYDESTTMVILDQKHTTMHVEYSVSHYDGGRERRVILNPITKDITCSCNLFEQEGILCSHALKVYDMVGTKFIPDQYVTKRWTKKEGPEAASIARVENYHQIRLSLFPIDIGY; from the coding sequence ATGGAGGAAGCATTGTGTCCTAAGATCGGCATGGAGTTTCAGTCAGAAGATGAGGCATACAACTTCTACAATAGGTACGGATTAGTTGTTGGATTCAGTGTTCGGAAAGACTACTTGAACAAGGATAAAGACGGTGTAGTTACATCGAGAAGGTACACATGTTGCAAAGAAGATTTCAAACCACGGTACGAAGGAGATGTAAAACCAAAGAGAACTCGGGCTGAAACAAAAATCAGATGTGAAGCTAAAATGGGGATAATTTTGAACAGAGAAACAATGAAGTATCAGGTTCGAGATCTGGTAATCGAGTATAATCACACACTACACATTTCAGAATGTGCTCATATGATGCGTTCGCAAAGAAAAGTAAGTATTTCTCAAGGAACCCAAGCTGAGATTGCAAATGATACAGGAATATCCTTGAAACAATCCCATGAACTCATGGGAAAAGAGGCAGGTGGATTAGGCAATATTGGCTACACTCGTGATGACTTAAAACGCTATCTACGAACAAAAAGAGAGAGGGGATTAAAGTATGGTGAAGCTGGTGCAATGCTACGATACtttgaagaacaaaaattggaaaatccgTCATGCTTTCACGCAGAGCAGCTTGATTGTGAAGAAcaaattacaaatatattttgggcTGATGCATCAATGCTGCTGGATTATACCTATTTTGGGGATGTGGTTACATTTGACACCACATATAAAACTAACAAGGAGTACAGACCATTGGGCGTATTTGTGGGATTCAATCAATTTAGACAATTGGTTATTTTTGGAGCAACTCTATTGTATGATGAGACCATTGAATCATTCAAGTGGGTGTTCGGTACATTTGTAGAGGCAGTTTGTGGAAGGCACCCAAAAACCATCTTCACAGATCAGGATGCAGCCATGTCCGCTGCAATTTCAGCTGTTATGCCTTCAACATACCATGGTCTGTGCACTTTTCATATTAGAGTCAATTTCATGAAACACCTTGGGAACTATTACAAGGATGGTAGTAATCTCCCATATAGATTTGCTAAATGTATGTATAAGATAGAAGATGAAAATGAGTTTATCATGGCTTGGGATGCAATGCTAAAAGAACACAAGCTCGAAACAAATGAATGGTTGTGTGGCATTTATGCATGTCGAAAGAAATTGGCAAAATGCTTCATGAAAGGCGCCTGGACTGCGGGTATGCGTAGCACACAACTAAGTGAGAGTCTAAATGCTTCCATAAAAAATTATCTGAAACTTGATCATGACCTGGTTCAATTCTTTAAACATTTTAACCGAGTTGTGGATGAAAAAAGATATAATGAACTAAGAGTTGAGTATCACAGTCGACAGAAGCTGCCAATGTTGGGATTGCAACAGACTCCGGTACTGATCCAGGCAGCTTCTATATACTCTCCATGCATGTTTGTTGCATTCCAGAATGAATACGATGAATCCACTACAATGGTGATCTTGGACCAAAAGCATACTACAATGCATGTGGAATACAGTGTCAGTCACTATGATGGAGGAAGGGAGAGAAGAGTGATATTGAATCCAATAACTAAAGACATTACTTGTAGTTGTAATCTTTTTGAGCAGGAAGGAATCCTATGCTCACATGCTTTAAAGGTGTATGATATGGTTGGAACAAAGTTTATTCCTGATCAATATGTGACAAAGAGGTGGACAAAGAAGGAAGGTCCGGAGGCAGCGTCGATTGCAAGGGTAGAGAACTATCATCAGATCCGTCTCTCTCTATTTCCCATCGATATAGGCTATTAG
- the LOC113750356 gene encoding ankyrin repeat-containing protein NPR4-like — protein sequence MQAVEAIVYFDLRTRKNSEGQTPRELFLEKHKGLSKDAKEWTKDTSNSCMVVATLVATVAFAAMITVPGGNDSETGMPDLARKRLFAAFSIADALSMGRGAGAVVRQPLINFSWPRCGGPIINGQNQIEQNGDECRGLLLQYKLNF from the coding sequence ATGCAGGCCGTGGAAGcaattgtctattttgacttGAGGACAAGGAAGAACTCAGAAGGACAAACTCCTCGAGAATTATTCTTGGAGAAGCATAAAGGCTTGTCAAAGGATGCAAAGGAATGGACGAAGGATACATCAAACTCATGCATGGTTGTAGCTACTCTGGTCGCAACAGTTGCATTTGCTGCTATGATCACTGTACCCGGTGGCAATGACAGTGAGACAGGCATGCCAGATCTGGCGAGGAAAAGACTTTTTGCGGCATTTTCCATAGCAGACGCATTATCCATGGGACGAGGGGCTGGAGCGGTTGTCAGACAACCGCTCATAAACTTTTCATGGCCAAGATGTGGTGGGCCCATCATCAACGGCCAAAACCAAATCGAACAAAATGGAGATGAGTGTAGAGGATTGTTGCTTCAATACAAGCTTAACTTTTAA